One window of the Fusobacterium animalis 7_1 genome contains the following:
- a CDS encoding TatD family hydrolase, which yields MKIIDSHVHLNLEQFDGDREEVFKRIEEKLDFVVNIGFDLESSEKSVEYANKYPFIYAVIGFHPDEIEGYSEEAEKKLEELSKNPKVLAIGEIGLDYHWMTRPKEEQWKIFRKQLELARRVNKPVVIHTREAMEDTINILNEFPDIKGILHCYPGSVETAKRMIDRFYLGIGGVLTFKNAKKLVDVVKEIPIEKLVIETDCPYMAPTPYRGQRNEPIYTEEVAKKIAELKNMSYEDVVRITNENTRKVFKML from the coding sequence ATGAAAATAATAGATTCACATGTTCATTTGAATTTAGAGCAATTTGATGGTGATAGAGAAGAAGTTTTTAAAAGAATAGAGGAGAAACTAGATTTTGTTGTAAATATTGGTTTTGATTTAGAAAGCAGTGAAAAAAGTGTAGAGTATGCAAATAAATATCCATTTATTTATGCAGTAATAGGCTTTCATCCAGATGAAATTGAAGGATACAGTGAAGAGGCAGAAAAAAAATTGGAAGAACTTTCTAAAAATCCAAAAGTTTTGGCAATAGGAGAAATTGGTTTAGATTACCATTGGATGACAAGACCAAAAGAAGAACAATGGAAAATTTTTAGAAAACAGTTAGAATTGGCAAGAAGAGTTAATAAACCTGTTGTAATTCATACAAGAGAAGCAATGGAAGATACAATTAATATTTTAAATGAATTTCCAGATATAAAAGGTATTTTACATTGTTATCCTGGTTCTGTTGAAACTGCAAAAAGAATGATAGATAGATTTTACTTAGGTATAGGTGGAGTTTTAACTTTTAAGAATGCAAAAAAATTGGTAGATGTAGTAAAAGAAATTCCAATAGAAAAATTAGTTATAGAAACTGATTGTCCATATATGGCACCAACTCCATATAGAGGACAAAGAAATGAGCCTATTTACACAGAAGAAGTAGCAAAAAAAATAGCAGAACTTAAAAATATGAGTTATGAAGATGTAGTTAGAATTACAAATGAAAATACAAGAAAGGTATTTAAAATGTTATGA